A portion of the Bifidobacterium sp. ESL0800 genome contains these proteins:
- a CDS encoding DnaJ C-terminal domain-containing protein: MAENEWLDKDFYKVLGVSKDATSEEITKAYRKLARKYHPDLNKTKEAEEKFKDISEAYDVLNNADQRRKYDAIRQFAGGGARFAGGSGQGGFGGGASDFSDIFGSMFGGGAGGPGGVRFSTSGGGPTNLNDIFSMFGNAAGQGAGGYAGSGMPYGAGGGSSTYREPQRPVRGEDRNSKITLTFRQAVKGATVSLKAGGRKFKTHIPAGVKEGQKIRLPGKGKLGSNGGSAGDMYLQIHVKNDTKFSLDGNDIVMPLPVTIGEAVAGARVKALDFDGNEVTFRVPAGTSSGAEVRVGGKGVPGRDGDLVGRVEIRVPSRPSMAQKHDAKEFDRNSGEFIDEVAKERE, translated from the coding sequence ATGGCTGAAAATGAATGGCTAGATAAAGATTTTTACAAGGTGCTCGGCGTCTCCAAGGACGCGACGAGCGAGGAGATTACCAAGGCGTACCGCAAGCTTGCGCGCAAGTACCATCCCGATCTCAACAAAACCAAAGAGGCCGAGGAGAAGTTCAAGGACATCTCGGAGGCTTACGATGTGCTCAACAACGCCGACCAGCGGCGCAAGTATGACGCGATCCGCCAGTTCGCGGGAGGCGGCGCACGGTTCGCCGGCGGGAGCGGACAAGGCGGATTCGGTGGCGGTGCCTCCGACTTCTCCGACATCTTCGGCTCGATGTTCGGCGGCGGTGCGGGCGGCCCCGGCGGGGTTCGCTTCTCCACCTCCGGTGGCGGTCCGACCAACCTCAACGACATCTTCTCGATGTTCGGTAATGCTGCCGGCCAGGGTGCCGGCGGTTACGCGGGCTCGGGCATGCCCTACGGCGCGGGCGGCGGGTCGAGCACCTACCGCGAACCGCAGCGTCCGGTGCGCGGCGAGGACCGCAACTCGAAGATTACGCTGACCTTCCGTCAGGCTGTGAAGGGCGCGACCGTTTCGCTCAAGGCAGGCGGACGTAAGTTCAAGACCCACATTCCGGCCGGCGTCAAGGAAGGCCAGAAGATTCGGCTCCCTGGCAAGGGTAAGCTCGGTTCCAACGGCGGGTCCGCAGGTGATATGTACCTGCAGATTCATGTGAAGAACGACACGAAATTCAGCCTCGATGGCAACGATATCGTGATGCCGCTTCCGGTCACCATCGGTGAAGCGGTGGCTGGTGCCCGCGTCAAGGCGCTGGACTTCGACGGCAACGAGGTCACGTTCCGTGTGCCGGCGGGCACATCGAGCGGTGCCGAGGTGCGTGTCGGCGGCAAGGGTGTTCCTGGCCGTGATGGTGACTTGGTCGGACGCGTCGAAATCCGCGTGCCGAGCAGGCCCAGCATGGCGCAGAAGCACGATGCCAAGGAATTCGACAGAAATTCCGGCGAGTTCATCGACGAGGTGGCCAAAGAACGCGAATGA
- the dnaK gene encoding molecular chaperone DnaK: MGRAVGIDLGTTNSCIATLEGGEPTVIVNAEGARTTPSVVAFSKSGEILVGEVAKRQAVTNVDRTISSVKRHMGTDWSVDIDGKKWTPQEISAQVLMKLKRDAEAYLGEPVTDAVITCPAYFNDAQRQATKDAGKIAGLNVLRIINEPTAAALAYGLEKGKEDERILVFDLGGGTFDVSLLEIGKDDDGFATIQVQATNGDNKLGGDDWDQKIIDWLVGEVKNKYGVDLSKDKIALQRLKEAAEQAKKELSSSTETSISMQYLAMTPDGTPVHLDETLTRAHFEEMTSDLLGRCRTPFNNVLHDANISVSDIDHVVLVGGSTRMPAVKELVKELTGGKAASQSVNPDEVVAVGAAVQSGVIKGDRKDVLLIDVTPLSLGIETKGGIMTKLIDRNTAIPTKRSEVFSTAEDNQPSVLIQVYQGEREFARDNKPLGTFELTGIAPAPRGVPQIEVTFDIDANGIVHVSAKDKGTGKEQSMTITGGSALPKDEIDRMVKEAEAHEADDKKRKEDAETRNTAESFAYSMEKMVNDNKAKLSDDVVKEVTDDVNALKEALKGDDIDKIKSAQEKLTTSSQKIGQALYAQQGAEGAAGAAGAGAAAGAAGAAGSSSSSSDDDDVVDAEVVDDDDDKKDNK; encoded by the coding sequence ATGGGACGTGCAGTAGGTATTGATCTGGGTACCACAAACTCTTGCATCGCAACGCTCGAAGGCGGCGAGCCCACGGTCATCGTGAACGCCGAGGGCGCTCGCACCACCCCGTCGGTGGTCGCGTTCAGCAAGTCCGGCGAGATTCTCGTCGGCGAGGTCGCCAAGCGTCAGGCCGTGACCAACGTCGATCGCACCATTAGCTCGGTCAAGCGCCACATGGGCACCGACTGGTCGGTGGATATCGACGGCAAGAAGTGGACTCCGCAGGAGATTTCCGCGCAGGTGCTGATGAAGCTCAAGCGCGATGCCGAGGCTTACTTGGGCGAGCCGGTGACCGATGCGGTCATCACCTGCCCTGCATACTTCAACGACGCACAGCGTCAGGCCACCAAGGACGCGGGCAAGATCGCGGGCCTGAACGTGCTGCGTATCATCAACGAGCCGACGGCTGCGGCTCTGGCTTACGGCCTTGAAAAGGGCAAGGAAGACGAGCGCATCCTGGTCTTCGACCTTGGCGGCGGCACTTTCGATGTGTCCCTGCTGGAGATCGGCAAGGATGACGACGGCTTCGCCACCATTCAGGTGCAGGCCACGAACGGCGACAACAAGCTCGGCGGCGACGATTGGGATCAGAAGATCATCGATTGGCTCGTCGGCGAAGTCAAGAACAAGTACGGCGTCGACCTGTCCAAGGACAAGATCGCGCTGCAGCGCCTGAAGGAAGCCGCTGAGCAGGCCAAGAAGGAGCTCTCCAGCTCCACCGAGACCTCGATCTCGATGCAGTATCTGGCCATGACCCCCGACGGCACGCCTGTCCACCTGGATGAGACGCTGACCCGTGCACACTTCGAGGAAATGACTTCCGATCTGCTCGGCCGTTGCCGCACGCCGTTCAACAACGTGCTGCACGATGCGAATATCTCGGTCTCCGACATCGACCATGTGGTCCTCGTCGGCGGCTCGACCCGTATGCCCGCCGTGAAGGAACTCGTGAAGGAGCTCACCGGTGGCAAGGCAGCGAGCCAGTCCGTCAACCCGGATGAGGTCGTGGCGGTCGGCGCCGCGGTGCAGTCCGGCGTCATCAAGGGCGACCGCAAGGACGTCCTGCTGATTGACGTCACCCCGCTTTCGCTGGGCATCGAAACCAAGGGCGGCATCATGACCAAGCTCATCGACCGCAACACCGCCATCCCGACCAAGCGCAGCGAGGTCTTCTCCACGGCCGAGGACAACCAGCCCTCCGTGCTGATTCAGGTCTATCAGGGTGAGCGCGAGTTCGCCCGTGATAACAAGCCTTTGGGCACCTTCGAGCTGACCGGCATCGCTCCGGCTCCTCGTGGCGTCCCGCAGATCGAGGTCACCTTCGATATCGACGCGAACGGCATCGTGCACGTCTCCGCCAAGGACAAGGGCACCGGCAAGGAGCAGTCCATGACCATTACCGGCGGATCCGCCCTCCCCAAGGACGAGATCGACCGCATGGTCAAGGAAGCCGAAGCCCACGAGGCCGACGACAAGAAGCGCAAGGAAGACGCCGAGACCCGCAACACCGCCGAATCCTTCGCCTACTCGATGGAGAAGATGGTCAACGACAACAAGGCCAAGCTCTCCGATGACGTGGTCAAGGAAGTCACCGACGATGTCAACGCTTTGAAGGAAGCGCTGAAGGGCGACGACATCGACAAGATCAAGTCCGCTCAGGAGAAGCTGACCACTTCCTCGCAGAAGATCGGTCAGGCGCTCTATGCGCAGCAGGGTGCCGAAGGTGCCGCTGGTGCCGCAGGTGCTGGCGCTGCTGCGGGCGCTGCCGGCGCGGCTGGCTCCAGCTCGTCCTCGTCCGATGACGACGACGTGGTGGACGCCGAAGTCGTGGACGATGACGACGACAAGAAGGACAACAAGTAA
- a CDS encoding helix-turn-helix transcriptional regulator: MQNSAQIVQSLGEQMIWGGSVMVSASNGKGGVMAVEMRLGGQIREHREAMGLSQDDLAGRIFVSRQTVSNWETGRTYPDVQNLLLLGNLFGITLDELVKGDVETMNEEIKRNGTRILTLFIVGCVFIAAGLVMTVLMVVKGQGPAQAWRWFAPISMVLYLCGLIAVGWCYKLQRDIDVLTYKELRQYLAGDEVDRSSRKGKPLSTKQIVVIAIICAFVGAVMGLFSYKFL, from the coding sequence TTGCAGAATTCCGCGCAGATTGTGCAGTCGCTTGGTGAACAAATGATTTGGGGCGGTTCGGTGATGGTTTCTGCTTCAAACGGGAAAGGCGGGGTAATGGCGGTTGAGATGCGGCTGGGCGGTCAGATTCGCGAGCATCGTGAGGCGATGGGTCTGTCGCAGGATGATCTGGCTGGCAGGATCTTTGTTTCGCGTCAGACGGTTTCGAACTGGGAGACCGGCCGCACCTACCCGGACGTGCAGAACCTCCTGCTGCTCGGCAATCTTTTCGGCATCACACTGGACGAACTGGTCAAAGGAGATGTGGAAACTATGAACGAAGAAATCAAGCGCAACGGCACACGCATACTGACGCTGTTCATTGTGGGGTGCGTGTTTATCGCGGCGGGGCTCGTGATGACGGTGCTGATGGTCGTCAAAGGCCAAGGCCCTGCCCAGGCATGGCGATGGTTCGCGCCCATTAGCATGGTGCTCTATTTGTGCGGCCTTATTGCGGTCGGCTGGTGCTACAAGTTGCAACGTGATATCGATGTGCTGACATATAAGGAGCTGCGCCAATATCTGGCGGGGGATGAGGTCGATCGTTCGTCGCGCAAGGGCAAGCCGCTAAGTACCAAGCAGATTGTTGTCATTGCGATTATTTGCGCTTTCGTCGGCGCCGTAATGGGTCTGTTCTCGTACAAGTTTCTGTGA
- a CDS encoding MDR family MFS transporter has protein sequence MSSVVYAMHRAESADAGEQTRPGRPSKRDVTLVFIGLMVTMLMSSLSQTVLSTAMPTIVGDLGGVDRMTWVITGYGLALTVMMPVYGRISDLFGRKPLLLIAIALFMCGSAVGGLAGSMNLLVTARVIQGLGGGGLMILSQSAIADVVPARERGKYMGVMGAVFAVSSVAGPLIGGWLTSGPGWRWAFWINLPLGVLALAAVSVFLHLPKPSRENQSHIDYFGMALIAAITVIVVLVCTNASKPHTWNWAEVIVSLAVLIAAFIAVELKVKEPVMPMNLFRNSNFDVATLGALLIGVAMFGVLSYLPTYIQMTTGVTATQAGLLMSPMMASVLVTSIASGALVSKTGKYKVFPIVGTSIMAVGLVLLSTLKPDSPIWMLCLYTVVFGLGLGLGQQILMLIVQDAFPASIVGTATASFNYFKQVGATIGTAIVGGIFTSRLTGFVHDNLATAMAHMAAAGAAGSATAGAGAAGAAGAGSAKGLAAMQGAASHLSASNLTPSGVNALPDMLRTPIVDAYNSALLPIFLWMVPFMVAAVLVFFFVRQKELSTTIER, from the coding sequence ATGTCTTCTGTTGTCTATGCAATGCATCGCGCTGAATCCGCCGACGCCGGCGAGCAGACGCGGCCGGGGCGTCCGTCGAAGCGCGACGTGACGCTCGTCTTCATCGGCCTGATGGTCACCATGCTCATGTCTTCATTGAGCCAGACCGTGCTCTCCACCGCTATGCCGACCATCGTCGGCGACCTCGGCGGCGTCGACCGCATGACCTGGGTCATCACGGGCTATGGGCTCGCGCTCACCGTGATGATGCCGGTCTATGGCCGCATCAGCGACCTCTTCGGCCGCAAGCCGCTGCTCTTGATCGCCATCGCGCTGTTCATGTGCGGTTCCGCCGTGGGCGGTCTGGCCGGCAGCATGAACCTGTTGGTCACCGCCCGCGTCATCCAGGGTCTTGGCGGCGGCGGCCTTATGATCCTCTCCCAGTCCGCCATTGCCGACGTGGTGCCCGCCCGTGAGCGCGGCAAGTACATGGGCGTGATGGGCGCGGTCTTCGCGGTTTCCTCGGTGGCCGGCCCCCTGATCGGCGGCTGGCTCACCAGCGGCCCGGGCTGGCGCTGGGCCTTCTGGATCAACCTTCCGCTGGGCGTCCTGGCGCTCGCGGCGGTGTCCGTCTTCCTGCATCTGCCGAAGCCAAGCCGTGAAAATCAGTCCCATATCGATTACTTTGGCATGGCCCTGATTGCCGCGATCACCGTCATCGTCGTGCTGGTCTGCACCAACGCCAGCAAGCCGCACACCTGGAACTGGGCCGAGGTCATCGTCTCGCTCGCCGTGCTGATCGCCGCTTTCATCGCCGTGGAGCTCAAGGTCAAGGAACCGGTTATGCCGATGAATCTCTTCCGCAACTCCAACTTCGACGTCGCCACGCTCGGCGCCCTCTTAATCGGCGTGGCCATGTTCGGCGTGCTGAGCTACCTGCCGACCTATATCCAGATGACCACCGGCGTCACCGCCACCCAGGCCGGCCTGCTGATGTCGCCGATGATGGCCTCCGTGCTCGTCACCTCGATCGCGTCCGGCGCCCTCGTTTCCAAGACGGGCAAGTACAAGGTCTTCCCGATCGTCGGCACCTCCATCATGGCGGTTGGCTTGGTGCTGCTCTCCACGCTGAAGCCGGATTCGCCGATCTGGATGCTCTGCCTCTACACGGTGGTCTTCGGCTTGGGTTTGGGCCTCGGCCAGCAGATTCTCATGCTCATCGTGCAGGATGCCTTCCCGGCCTCCATCGTCGGCACCGCGACCGCCTCGTTCAACTACTTCAAGCAGGTCGGCGCCACCATCGGCACGGCCATCGTCGGCGGCATCTTCACCTCGAGGCTTACCGGTTTCGTGCACGATAATCTCGCGACCGCGATGGCTCACATGGCCGCTGCTGGTGCCGCTGGCTCGGCGACCGCCGGCGCAGGTGCTGCCGGTGCTGCTGGTGCGGGTTCGGCCAAGGGCCTGGCCGCCATGCAAGGTGCCGCTTCGCACCTGAGTGCCAGCAACCTCACCCCGAGCGGTGTCAACGCTCTGCCCGACATGCTGCGCACCCCGATCGTCGATGCTTACAACAGCGCGTTGCTGCCCATCTTCCTGTGGATGGTCCCGTTCATGGTCGCCGCTGTGCTTGTCTTCTTCTTCGTGCGCCAAAAGGAGCTCTCCACCACCATCGAGCGGTGA
- a CDS encoding MFS transporter: MTQQDNGKVRSPKDAVAAAKPPWNALWVLALALAMIVLDGSIVNVSIPVMIREIGLNLTDAQWVTSLYNIILAALLLPFGKLGDMKGRKLTLQVGVVVFVTGSVLAASSNGATLLLSARAVQAVGGALVMPSTLSIVSASFRGKNRAIAFGVWGSVMSAAAAIGPFLCGLFTQTIGWRWIFLVNVPLGVIVFISAIFFVPKTGGKAGASALGAAAQKLAASDSSKSAAKPDGFDPLGVVLSALGSAFLLFGLIEGQTYGWWHPKGDFAVFGFKWGASWPVSVIPICIVLGVVFFALFIYTENSRARRALPVMLDLSLFKIPTFAMGNIAAGAIQAGEFVIMFVLPLYLINVRGLDMIPTGALLAVMGLGAIVSGGLARPVTAKIGAPHTVQLGLIVEILSVVILMAMMRPGLPVAWMLVPFVLYGLGLGFAAAQLTSLVLSEVPVAQSGEGSATQSTIRQLGTGIGAALAGLVLSVMVTNIAPSALSGVRGLPSQLVSGLTKSLDASAGSAIVGIRAQGTHGKLGALGPQVVDAMTSAFTRAGQWTLVAAIVLLAIGLIASVWVARAAKRDKVK; the protein is encoded by the coding sequence ATGACTCAACAAGATAACGGGAAGGTCCGCAGTCCGAAGGACGCGGTCGCCGCCGCCAAGCCGCCGTGGAACGCGCTGTGGGTGCTGGCGCTCGCGCTGGCGATGATCGTGCTCGACGGCTCCATCGTCAACGTCTCCATTCCGGTGATGATCCGCGAGATCGGCCTGAACCTGACCGATGCGCAGTGGGTTACCTCGCTGTACAACATCATTCTCGCTGCGCTGCTGCTGCCGTTCGGCAAGCTCGGAGATATGAAGGGACGTAAGCTCACGCTGCAGGTCGGCGTGGTCGTCTTCGTCACCGGTTCGGTTCTGGCCGCCTCGTCCAACGGGGCAACGCTCCTGCTGAGCGCCCGTGCGGTGCAGGCCGTCGGCGGTGCGCTGGTGATGCCGTCGACGCTTTCCATCGTTTCGGCCTCGTTCCGGGGCAAGAACCGTGCCATCGCCTTCGGTGTCTGGGGTTCGGTGATGAGCGCGGCCGCGGCCATCGGCCCGTTCCTCTGTGGCCTCTTTACCCAGACCATCGGCTGGCGCTGGATCTTCCTCGTCAACGTGCCGCTGGGTGTCATCGTCTTCATCTCGGCCATCTTCTTCGTGCCGAAAACCGGCGGCAAGGCCGGAGCCTCCGCGCTCGGTGCCGCCGCACAGAAACTGGCCGCGTCCGATTCCTCCAAGTCTGCCGCCAAACCCGACGGCTTCGACCCGCTGGGCGTCGTGCTTTCCGCGTTGGGTTCCGCCTTCCTGCTTTTCGGCCTGATTGAAGGTCAGACCTACGGCTGGTGGCACCCCAAGGGCGACTTTGCCGTGTTCGGCTTCAAGTGGGGCGCGAGCTGGCCGGTTTCGGTCATCCCGATCTGCATCGTGCTCGGCGTCGTCTTCTTCGCGCTCTTCATCTACACCGAAAACAGCCGCGCCCGCCGTGCACTGCCGGTGATGCTTGACCTGTCGCTCTTTAAAATCCCGACCTTCGCCATGGGCAACATCGCCGCGGGCGCGATTCAGGCCGGCGAATTCGTGATCATGTTCGTGTTGCCGCTCTACCTTATTAATGTGCGTGGCCTCGATATGATCCCGACCGGTGCGCTTTTGGCTGTCATGGGCCTCGGCGCCATCGTCTCCGGCGGTCTCGCGCGTCCGGTCACCGCGAAAATCGGTGCGCCGCACACCGTGCAGCTCGGCCTGATCGTCGAGATTTTGAGCGTGGTCATCTTGATGGCGATGATGCGGCCGGGCCTGCCGGTCGCATGGATGCTCGTGCCGTTCGTGCTCTACGGTCTTGGACTCGGCTTTGCCGCCGCCCAACTCACCAGCCTTGTACTTTCCGAAGTGCCCGTAGCCCAGTCGGGAGAAGGGTCCGCGACGCAGTCGACCATCCGTCAGCTCGGCACCGGCATCGGTGCGGCGCTCGCCGGCCTGGTGCTTTCGGTGATGGTTACGAATATCGCGCCGTCCGCGCTTTCCGGCGTACGCGGGTTGCCTTCACAGTTGGTTTCCGGCCTCACCAAGTCGCTCGACGCCTCGGCAGGCTCAGCCATCGTCGGCATCCGCGCCCAGGGCACCCACGGCAAGCTCGGTGCCCTCGGCCCGCAGGTGGTCGACGCGATGACCTCCGCCTTCACCCGCGCCGGCCAATGGACGCTGGTTGCCGCCATCGTCCTGCTCGCCATCGGCCTGATCGCCTCGGTCTGGGTCGCCCGTGCCGCTAAGCGTGACAAAGTGAAGTAG
- a CDS encoding TetR/AcrR family transcriptional regulator: MEYNDAASSNATEKREDDMPRINEANLEEHRRHTMNALLDSAEKIMREQGGEALTPANVSRGAGIARNSIYRYVKDMKDLRRQLMARHMPQWVAALEKGLGGVTDPAEIIVQWVKINLEQSILQGHDWMTQIPLSDAETYRDDKDLWQGRDDDGRKAENNENPETKPGPSTKSKSADSDDNPDTSDNNTANKADEKATSATDIFCGHSIQTSGTPSLEPNQPSLHQRVNAPMTAAWKQLRSTRPQVGIALTEGLVTSGMRLLNGKEHQGEKTQTATIRDIIQSTRAIVEQLRDDK; encoded by the coding sequence ATGGAATATAACGATGCCGCCAGCAGCAACGCTACAGAAAAACGAGAGGACGATATGCCACGCATCAATGAGGCCAATCTTGAGGAACATCGCCGTCACACCATGAACGCGCTGCTCGATTCGGCGGAAAAAATCATGCGCGAGCAGGGCGGCGAAGCCCTCACACCAGCCAACGTCAGCCGCGGGGCCGGCATCGCCCGCAACTCGATCTATCGATACGTCAAAGACATGAAGGACCTGCGCCGTCAGCTCATGGCAAGGCATATGCCGCAGTGGGTCGCGGCGCTGGAAAAGGGGCTGGGCGGCGTCACCGATCCCGCGGAAATCATCGTGCAGTGGGTCAAGATCAATCTCGAACAGTCCATTTTGCAGGGTCATGATTGGATGACGCAGATACCGTTGAGCGACGCCGAGACCTATCGCGACGACAAAGATCTTTGGCAGGGACGTGACGACGACGGGCGCAAGGCCGAAAACAACGAAAACCCGGAAACAAAGCCGGGGCCGAGCACGAAATCCAAGAGCGCTGACAGCGACGACAATCCCGACACCTCGGACAACAACACGGCAAACAAAGCAGACGAAAAAGCGACTTCGGCGACCGACATCTTCTGCGGCCATTCAATCCAGACTTCCGGCACGCCCTCCCTTGAGCCCAACCAGCCCAGCCTCCACCAACGCGTCAATGCGCCCATGACCGCCGCGTGGAAGCAGCTGCGATCCACCAGGCCGCAGGTTGGCATCGCCCTCACCGAGGGGTTGGTCACCAGCGGCATGCGACTGCTCAACGGCAAAGAGCATCAAGGCGAAAAGACCCAAACCGCCACCATCCGCGACATCATCCAATCCACACGCGCCATCGTCGAACAGCTGCGCGACGACAAATGA
- the nrdH gene encoding glutaredoxin-like protein NrdH, whose product MTVTVFTKPRCPQCEATKRQLKRQGIAFETVDLTENPSTLEQITQAGFRQAPVVITPDASWSGYRPDLIKQLAAGAVKISADAKTQQTVLA is encoded by the coding sequence ATGACCGTTACCGTTTTCACCAAACCACGCTGCCCGCAGTGCGAGGCGACCAAGCGCCAGCTCAAGCGCCAGGGCATTGCGTTCGAGACCGTCGACCTGACCGAAAACCCCTCCACCCTTGAGCAGATCACCCAGGCCGGCTTCCGTCAGGCACCCGTCGTCATCACGCCCGACGCCTCCTGGAGCGGCTACCGCCCAGACCTCATCAAGCAGCTCGCAGCTGGCGCAGTCAAGATCTCCGCCGACGCTAAGACCCAACAGACCGTTCTCGCCTAG
- the nrdI gene encoding class Ib ribonucleoside-diphosphate reductase assembly flavoprotein NrdI, giving the protein MADASIDDATTHAEPVTGTANAATEPYDDECVTPSEPEAKAKGEHIGAVVYFSSVSNNTARFIESCGFPDEGINVYRIPLRPKEAPLQVREPYVLIVPTYGGGNIAKALLPQIRKFLNGHKNRSFIRGVISSGNRNFATAFCAAGDIISKKCHVPFMYNFELLGTPDDQRQVREGIRDFFLDAKNRQSGQGQQQQ; this is encoded by the coding sequence ATGGCGGACGCGAGTATCGATGACGCCACCACACACGCAGAACCCGTCACAGGAACCGCGAACGCAGCAACCGAGCCGTACGACGACGAATGCGTCACGCCCAGCGAGCCGGAAGCCAAGGCCAAAGGCGAGCATATCGGCGCCGTGGTCTATTTCTCGTCGGTTTCGAACAACACCGCGCGCTTCATTGAAAGCTGCGGTTTCCCCGACGAGGGCATCAACGTCTATCGCATTCCGCTGCGTCCAAAAGAGGCACCGCTGCAGGTACGCGAACCGTACGTCCTGATCGTGCCGACCTACGGCGGCGGCAACATCGCCAAGGCCCTGCTTCCGCAGATTCGCAAGTTCCTGAACGGGCACAAGAACCGCAGTTTCATCCGCGGGGTCATTTCCTCGGGCAACAGAAACTTCGCCACGGCCTTCTGCGCCGCCGGCGACATCATCTCCAAGAAATGCCACGTGCCGTTCATGTATAATTTCGAGCTTTTGGGCACCCCGGACGACCAGCGTCAGGTGCGCGAGGGCATCCGCGACTTCTTCCTCGACGCGAAGAACAGGCAGAGCGGGCAAGGCCAGCAGCAGCAATAA